One Lutra lutra chromosome 18, mLutLut1.2, whole genome shotgun sequence genomic window carries:
- the LOC125090286 gene encoding LOW QUALITY PROTEIN: polypeptide N-acetylgalactosaminyltransferase 1-like (The sequence of the model RefSeq protein was modified relative to this genomic sequence to represent the inferred CDS: inserted 2 bases in 2 codons; deleted 1 base in 1 codon): MRKFAYCRVXLATSLIWVLLDMFLLLYFSECNQCDERRSKXLPAGDVLEPRQKPHEGPGEMGKPVVIPKEDQEKMKEMFKINQFSLMASEMMALNRSLRDVRLEGCKTKAYPDNLPTTSVVIVFHDEAWSTLLRTVQSVINRSPRHMLEEIVLVDDASERDFLKRPLESYVKKLKVPVHVIRMEQRSGLIRARLKGAAVSKGQVITFLDAHCECTVGWLEPVLARIKHDRKTVVCPIADGISDDTFEYMAGSDITCGGFNWKLHFRWYPVPLREMDRRKGARTLPVRTPTMAGGLFSIDRDYFQEIGTYDAGMDIWGGENLEISFRIWQCGGTLEIVTCSHVGHVFRKATPYTFPGGTGQIINKNNRRLAEVWMDEFKNFFYIISPGVPKVDYGDLSSRLGLRHKLQC, encoded by the exons ATGAGAAAATTTGCATATTGCAGGG GTCTAGCCACCTCCTTGATTTGGGTACTCTTGGATATGTTCCTGCTGCTTTACTTCAGTGAATGCAACCAATGTGATGAAAGAAGGAGCA GACTTCCCGCTGGGGATGTTCTAGAGCCAAGACAAAAGCCTCATGAAGGTCCTGGAGAAATGGGGAAACCAGTCGTCATTCCTAAAGAGGAtcaagaaaagatgaaagagatgTTTAAAATCAATCAGTTCAGTTTAATGGCGAGTGAGATGATGGCACTCAACAGATCTTTACGAGATGTCAGGTTAGAAGGGTGTAAAACAAAGGCGTATCCAGATAATCTTCCTACAACCAGTGTGGTGATTGTTTTCCACGACGAGGCTTGGAGCACACTTCTGCGAACTGTCCAGAGTGTCATTAATCGCTCACCAAGACACATGCTAGAAGAAATTGTTCTAGTAGATGATGCCAGtgaaagagactttttaaaaagacctctGGAGAGTTacgtgaaaaaattaaaagtaccaGTTCATGTAATTCGAATGGAACAACGATCTGGCTTGATCAGAGCTAGATTAAAAGGAGCTGCTGTGTCTAAAGGCCAAGTGATCACCTTCTTAGATGCTCACTGTGAATGCACAGTGGGATGGCTGGAGCCTGTCTTAGCCAGAATCAAACATGACAGGAAAACAGTGGTCTGTCCTATCGCTGATGGGATCAGTGATGATACTTTTGAGTACATGGCAGGCTCTGATATA ACCTGTGGTGGCTTCAACTGGAAGCTTCATTTCCGCTGGTATCCAGTTCCCCTAAGAGAGATGGACCGAAGGAAAGGTGCTCGGACTCTTCCTGTCAGAACACCTACAATGGCAGGAGGCCTTTTTTCAATAGACAGAGATTACTTTCAGGAAATTGGAACATACGATGCCGGAATGGATATTTGGGgaggagaaaacctagaaattTCCTTTAGGATCTGGCAATGTGGAGGGACTTTAGAGATCGTCACCTGCTCCCATGTTGGACACGTGTTTCGGAAAGCCACACCTTACACGTTTCCAGGAGGCACAGGACAgattatcaataaaaataacagaCGACTTGCAGAAGTGTGGATGGATGAGTTCAAGAATTTCTTCTATATAATTTCTCCAGGTGTTCCAAAGGTAGATTATGGAGATCTATCATCAAGACTTGGTTTAAGACACAAACTACAATGCTAA